In Thermotomaculum hydrothermale, a single genomic region encodes these proteins:
- a CDS encoding cohesin domain-containing protein, which translates to MKRIIPLIVFLIFSVSCFKPQDYKVAMNAFKMKKWDEAAKHFGKLVLDHPDNIEYKVKWEMAKNNASKLHIKKGKQYELKKEYDKAIAEYKIALMYDPTNQYVFDRVNAINAKIEKIKEKAARKEYTIAKAKQKAYGKNGIPVLNPSSNEPIDLYFPRPTSLKKIYHALGKASGINILFDESFQDKQIAIDLRGMTFYNALKALMIASGNFYKIIDEKTVIILRDTKQNHQKYDDKIIKVYYLSYAKPDKLKNNLRLLTGIKEIFDDKDLNCVVVMGTPQQINIADRIVKLTDRPKSEITIDFDLMEVNRSNLDKLGLLPTDLQNPAYKVGAGLIPNSSGDEGNTGGNGFINLDNATWMFAIPYLQVDFLKSIGKAKEVANPTLRVSEGEKAKVLIGQSVPIATTSFTPFTGISGTNNNSVAGIGGQPLTSYNYQEVGIKIEVEPRVHHNGDVTLKLKLEVSSIVDKTAFQPVIGKRTVETVVRVKSGETVMLAGLLKNSERTSLNGIKGLADLPVLKELFSNTSKEVQQTDIMMTITPHIVRGPNIVEDDLLPYSVGSEVESNFPPEGFIKKEEKQEESIPEPAKPKTEKQLKMGKNKNDKIANKGGESLNSVSLTPAIVSFSPKRSVKQAGANFSVTLFATNFKDIDNTDLVITFDPKVVKVLNVMDGGFMKQDGVDASFVPVWDNRNGKIAITIDRRGGEKGRSGTGILANIIFQAISPGKCTLKFEPSSTIKNFDDMKVHSTFINGEVIVK; encoded by the coding sequence GCCGCAGGATTATAAAGTAGCAATGAATGCCTTTAAAATGAAAAAATGGGATGAAGCAGCAAAACATTTCGGGAAGCTTGTGTTAGACCATCCTGACAATATTGAATATAAGGTAAAATGGGAAATGGCAAAAAACAATGCTTCAAAATTGCACATAAAAAAGGGGAAGCAGTATGAATTGAAAAAAGAGTATGATAAAGCCATCGCTGAATATAAAATAGCTTTAATGTACGATCCGACAAATCAATATGTTTTTGACAGGGTAAATGCAATTAACGCGAAAATTGAAAAAATAAAGGAAAAAGCTGCAAGAAAAGAGTACACAATAGCCAAGGCAAAGCAAAAGGCATATGGCAAAAATGGTATCCCTGTTTTAAACCCTTCTTCTAATGAGCCTATTGACCTTTACTTTCCAAGACCAACAAGTTTAAAAAAGATATATCATGCTTTAGGCAAAGCCTCCGGAATTAATATTCTCTTTGATGAGTCATTTCAGGATAAACAAATTGCAATTGATTTAAGGGGGATGACTTTTTACAATGCCTTGAAAGCCTTGATGATAGCAAGCGGTAACTTTTACAAAATCATTGATGAAAAAACTGTAATTATTTTAAGAGACACAAAGCAAAATCACCAGAAATACGATGACAAAATTATTAAAGTTTACTACCTTTCCTATGCAAAACCTGACAAATTAAAAAACAATTTAAGATTGTTGACAGGGATTAAAGAAATTTTTGATGATAAAGATTTAAACTGCGTGGTAGTAATGGGCACCCCTCAGCAGATAAACATTGCAGACAGGATTGTCAAGTTGACTGATAGGCCTAAATCTGAAATTACCATTGATTTTGACTTAATGGAAGTTAATAGATCTAACCTTGATAAATTAGGTCTCCTTCCGACTGATTTACAAAACCCTGCATATAAAGTTGGGGCAGGGTTAATCCCCAATTCTTCAGGTGATGAAGGAAATACAGGTGGCAATGGATTTATAAACCTTGACAATGCAACCTGGATGTTTGCTATCCCTTATTTGCAGGTTGATTTTTTAAAGTCTATCGGAAAAGCAAAAGAGGTTGCAAACCCAACATTAAGGGTATCAGAAGGGGAAAAGGCAAAGGTTTTAATAGGACAATCAGTACCTATTGCAACAACATCATTTACTCCATTTACAGGTATTTCAGGAACAAACAACAATAGTGTTGCAGGCATTGGGGGGCAGCCCCTCACTTCATACAATTATCAGGAAGTTGGTATTAAAATTGAAGTTGAACCAAGAGTTCATCACAATGGAGATGTTACTCTAAAACTTAAATTAGAGGTATCTTCAATAGTGGATAAAACAGCATTCCAGCCTGTTATAGGTAAAAGAACCGTGGAAACGGTTGTCAGGGTTAAGAGTGGAGAAACTGTTATGCTTGCAGGGTTACTTAAAAATTCTGAGAGAACTTCTTTAAATGGAATAAAAGGGCTTGCTGACTTGCCTGTATTAAAAGAATTATTTTCAAACACCTCAAAGGAAGTTCAGCAAACAGACATTATGATGACAATTACTCCTCATATTGTAAGAGGTCCAAATATTGTTGAAGATGATTTATTACCATACAGTGTTGGAAGTGAAGTGGAAAGTAACTTCCCACCTGAAGGATTTATAAAGAAAGAAGAAAAACAAGAGGAATCTATTCCTGAGCCAGCAAAGCCAAAAACAGAAAAACAATTAAAAATGGGGAAAAACAAAAACGACAAAATAGCTAACAAGGGGGGAGAATCTTTAAACAGTGTTTCATTAACCCCTGCAATTGTTTCATTTTCCCCAAAAAGATCGGTAAAGCAGGCGGGCGCAAACTTTTCTGTTACATTGTTTGCCACAAACTTTAAAGACATTGATAATACCGACCTTGTCATTACCTTTGACCCTAAGGTTGTCAAAGTTTTAAATGTAATGGATGGCGGATTTATGAAACAGGACGGTGTTGACGCTTCATTTGTCCCTGTCTGGGATAATAGAAATGGGAAAATAGCAATTACAATAGATAGACGAGGTGGAGAAAAGGGTAGAAGCGGGACAGGGATTTTAGCAAACATTATTTTTCAGGCAATCTCACCAGGTAAGTGTACATTAAAGTTTGAGCCTTCATCCACCATTAAAAATTTTGATGATATGAAGGTACACTCAACATTTATAAATGGAGAGGTTATTGTTAAGTGA
- a CDS encoding phospholipase D-like domain-containing protein, whose protein sequence is MATRKISFIFLIVFCCSFSVFSQVKFSEIAWMGTQHSTYDEWIELYNNSDNDIDLTNWLIEAEDGTPHIVLSGVIKAHGYFLLERTDDTSVPDVAADLIYTGALENGGEKLYLKDNAGNVSDYVDKWYAGDSTSKATMYRKDFSIEGTDPNAWETSTEEYAVGLGTPTNSQQSSSLVKPDWLSAYLSNHLETTMPSYGPKDMERVLVNLLNSAHTSIYFAIYGYSSCPTVLQALKNAIDRGVDVKGVVDCYADGWFPYPDTQTLINALPQGSIVADFDDRTMHNKFFVVDGEYVWTGSTNISLTGIDTEYNSNFSVLIHNSDLANAYETEFFEMFNGAFHDSKTDNTPHRFVMDDNSVVECYFAPTDNARDNAIIKAINHSTKTIDIRIFFFTDTAIADALIDAKNRGVQIRVILDATGAESEYSQHNRLRDAGIQVKVENWGGKEHFKAMCVDNKVVVMGSQNWTGSGNWSNDENTLYIENAYLARQFEQDFEKAWDSIPDIYLTEDPAPESQESIGSLSDFLDNDHDGLVDEGAPEELNNVSEELGAINVYFNKGGVATVASTGNVLNQHVNLENRLIKRINQAQYSLDIATYDIDLPALVDAIIQAKVRGVNVRVIADSKDYLPGESRTYDLHCISIEKLIRGADGVVGTSDDIPVFSDSPIFAVEDSSKRQQYGLPANPDGFPYVTVTVGTKDRTGYMLCEGEKKSNGNYYSPGDQMHNKFVIVDEKWVWTGSWNFTINGLYGSENNMNSGILGGNTNNAVELYSTGIAQAYTLEFEEMWGSSTQIPDPDNSNFHGRKTDNTRHLFNLNGTTVEVYFAPGDNPLSKLQDTIANDADYNAYFCIFAWSDQTMCDELKYKYEGSYDDMVGTLTGFDIAGVFEHLYWNQWWSASVDMTGRTASKTSDNNPNIRWANPAPVYKDNEDTMMHHKYMILDVNTDSDPIVITGSLNWSANGNDSNDENVLIIHNANIANQYYQEFLGRYFQAGGNIKKYIDPTTSVNMPVPNIERISKK, encoded by the coding sequence ATGGCTACAAGAAAAATTAGTTTTATTTTTTTAATTGTGTTTTGCTGCTCTTTTTCTGTTTTTTCACAGGTAAAGTTTAGCGAAATTGCATGGATGGGGACTCAGCATTCAACTTATGATGAATGGATTGAGTTGTATAATAATTCTGACAACGATATTGATTTAACTAACTGGCTTATTGAGGCTGAAGACGGCACCCCCCATATAGTTTTAAGCGGCGTAATAAAAGCTCACGGCTATTTCCTTTTAGAAAGAACAGACGATACTTCCGTCCCTGATGTAGCTGCTGATTTAATTTACACAGGTGCACTGGAAAACGGGGGAGAAAAGCTTTACTTAAAAGACAATGCAGGCAATGTTTCTGATTATGTTGATAAATGGTATGCAGGGGACTCAACATCAAAAGCAACAATGTATAGAAAGGATTTTTCAATTGAAGGCACAGATCCAAATGCATGGGAAACATCCACAGAAGAGTACGCTGTTGGGTTAGGAACTCCAACAAATTCACAGCAAAGCTCAAGTCTTGTTAAACCTGATTGGCTTTCAGCATACTTATCTAATCACCTTGAAACTACAATGCCCTCTTATGGCCCAAAAGATATGGAAAGAGTACTTGTTAATCTCTTAAATTCAGCACATACAAGTATTTATTTTGCTATATATGGTTATTCATCCTGCCCAACTGTATTACAGGCTTTAAAAAATGCAATTGACAGAGGAGTCGATGTAAAAGGAGTTGTTGATTGTTACGCTGATGGATGGTTCCCCTACCCTGACACACAGACTTTAATCAATGCTCTTCCCCAGGGAAGTATTGTCGCAGATTTCGATGACAGAACAATGCACAACAAATTCTTTGTTGTTGATGGAGAGTATGTATGGACAGGATCAACAAATATATCTTTAACTGGAATTGATACAGAGTATAACTCAAACTTTTCCGTTCTTATTCACAACAGTGACCTTGCAAATGCATATGAAACAGAATTTTTTGAAATGTTTAATGGAGCTTTTCATGATTCGAAGACAGACAATACTCCTCACAGATTTGTAATGGATGATAACTCTGTTGTTGAATGTTATTTTGCTCCAACTGACAATGCAAGAGATAATGCAATAATAAAAGCAATAAATCATTCAACTAAAACAATTGACATAAGAATTTTCTTTTTTACTGACACAGCAATCGCAGATGCTCTTATTGATGCAAAAAACAGGGGAGTACAGATTAGAGTTATCCTTGACGCCACTGGCGCTGAAAGTGAATACAGTCAGCATAATAGGCTTAGAGATGCAGGAATTCAGGTTAAGGTTGAAAATTGGGGAGGTAAAGAGCATTTTAAGGCAATGTGTGTGGATAATAAAGTGGTGGTGATGGGCTCCCAAAACTGGACAGGCTCAGGCAATTGGTCAAATGATGAAAACACTCTTTACATAGAAAATGCTTACCTTGCAAGACAATTTGAACAGGATTTTGAAAAGGCATGGGATTCTATCCCAGACATATATTTAACTGAAGACCCTGCTCCTGAATCTCAAGAATCAATTGGCTCTCTTTCAGACTTTTTAGATAACGATCATGATGGGCTTGTTGATGAAGGTGCACCGGAAGAATTAAATAATGTTAGCGAAGAGTTAGGGGCTATTAATGTTTACTTTAATAAAGGAGGGGTGGCTACAGTTGCTTCTACAGGAAATGTTTTAAATCAGCATGTAAATCTTGAAAACAGGTTAATAAAAAGAATAAATCAGGCTCAATATTCCCTCGATATAGCTACATACGATATAGATTTACCTGCACTTGTAGATGCAATAATTCAGGCAAAGGTAAGAGGAGTTAATGTCAGGGTTATTGCAGATTCAAAGGATTATCTCCCTGGAGAAAGCAGAACCTACGATTTACACTGCATAAGTATTGAAAAATTGATAAGAGGTGCTGACGGTGTTGTAGGCACTTCAGATGATATCCCGGTTTTCTCAGATTCTCCAATATTTGCAGTTGAAGATAGCTCAAAAAGACAGCAGTATGGATTACCGGCAAATCCTGACGGATTTCCTTATGTAACTGTAACCGTTGGAACTAAAGATAGAACTGGATATATGTTGTGTGAAGGAGAAAAGAAATCAAACGGAAATTATTACTCACCAGGAGACCAAATGCACAACAAATTTGTTATTGTTGATGAGAAATGGGTATGGACTGGTTCATGGAATTTTACAATAAATGGGTTGTACGGCTCAGAAAATAACATGAATTCAGGGATTTTAGGTGGAAACACAAATAATGCAGTCGAGCTTTATTCAACTGGAATTGCCCAAGCATATACACTTGAATTTGAGGAAATGTGGGGCAGCAGCACCCAAATTCCTGACCCTGATAATTCAAACTTTCACGGAAGAAAAACAGATAATACAAGGCATCTGTTTAATCTAAACGGGACAACTGTTGAGGTTTACTTTGCCCCTGGCGATAATCCTCTCTCAAAGTTACAGGATACAATTGCAAATGATGCTGATTATAATGCTTACTTTTGTATTTTTGCCTGGTCTGACCAGACTATGTGTGATGAGCTAAAATATAAATACGAAGGCTCCTATGATGACATGGTTGGCACATTAACAGGCTTTGACATTGCAGGCGTTTTTGAACATCTATACTGGAATCAATGGTGGTCGGCATCAGTGGATATGACAGGAAGAACAGCATCAAAGACAAGCGATAACAATCCAAACATTCGGTGGGCAAATCCGGCACCTGTCTATAAAGACAACGAAGATACCATGATGCACCACAAATATATGATTCTTGATGTTAATACTGATAGTGACCCTATCGTTATTACAGGCTCCCTAAATTGGAGTGCAAATGGAAACGATTCAAATGATGAAAATGTTCTTATAATTCACAATGCTAATATAGCAAATCAATACTATCAGGAATTTTTAGGCAGGTATTTTCAGGCAGGTGGAAACATAAAGAAGTATATAGACCCAACAACCTCCGTGAATATGCCTGTCCCGAATATTGAGAGAATATCCAAAAAATAA
- a CDS encoding S9 family peptidase: MKKIALLLFILITLSPAFAGDRVQKRAFTLDDLYSLKNISGLTKSYDGNLVVFSVSKADYKKGKSSSNIFLLNVITGAIKQLTRGENKNFSPEFSKSGKFLYFLSSREKGIQVWRIPLDGGEAERLTDFSMGVDNFKVIDDNTIVFSTYVFPEAGADSKKNKELQDKMDKNPVQAHYGDKLLFRHWTSYRDFKYSHLIRYNISKKKYSAITKGKADYPAFWEDFDISPDGKFLIVTVKDVPDPAESTNDDLVLIDLKNGTEKNLTKDNPAYDGNPQFSPDGRYIAYRLQKVPGYESDRFRLAVYDTKTGKKKILTEKVDNWVNSFKWANSKTIYFTVMERGYTPICSVNVESGKIKKVFEKVYVREFVPVKSGVLANISSVGKPYDIYKLSFKNKTKTRVTFFNKKIEDNVDIRPAEQVWVKGADGAKIHLFIVKPHNFDPNKKYPLILNVHGGPQYMWADSFRGDWQVYPGAGYIVAFPNPHGSTGYGQEFTKAISKDYTGKVMEDIEKVTQYLEKLPYVDKDRMGAMGWSWGGYAMMWLEGHNKHFKCLVAMMGLYDLPSWYGSTEELWFPNYDCGGAPWENPEYYKKSTPSNYVKNFKTPCLVITGERDYRVPYTQSIQFFTALQKRGVPSEIIIFKNDGHWPDPVKSMPLYYNAHLEWFNKWLKGGKAPYNSVDMIRGLAYEEKDK; encoded by the coding sequence ATGAAGAAAATAGCATTATTGCTCTTTATTTTAATTACCCTATCTCCTGCTTTTGCAGGGGATAGGGTTCAAAAGAGAGCCTTTACTTTAGATGATTTATACTCATTGAAAAATATTTCAGGTTTAACAAAATCTTACGACGGCAATTTAGTTGTTTTCAGCGTTTCTAAAGCAGATTATAAAAAGGGAAAGTCAAGTTCCAATATTTTTCTATTAAATGTAATTACAGGCGCTATTAAGCAATTAACAAGAGGTGAAAACAAGAACTTTTCTCCTGAATTTTCAAAAAGCGGAAAGTTTTTGTATTTTCTCTCTTCAAGGGAAAAAGGGATTCAGGTGTGGAGAATTCCCCTTGATGGCGGAGAAGCGGAGAGACTTACAGATTTTTCTATGGGTGTAGATAATTTCAAGGTGATTGATGACAACACCATTGTTTTTTCAACCTATGTATTCCCTGAAGCTGGGGCAGATAGCAAAAAGAATAAGGAATTGCAGGACAAAATGGATAAAAACCCTGTTCAGGCTCATTATGGAGATAAACTTCTTTTCAGGCACTGGACTTCATATAGGGATTTCAAGTACTCCCATTTAATAAGATACAATATTTCAAAAAAGAAATACTCGGCAATTACCAAAGGGAAGGCTGATTATCCTGCATTCTGGGAAGATTTTGATATAAGTCCAGATGGAAAATTTCTCATTGTTACTGTCAAAGATGTGCCTGACCCGGCAGAATCAACAAATGACGACCTTGTTTTAATTGATTTAAAAAATGGAACTGAGAAAAACCTGACAAAAGACAATCCCGCCTACGACGGCAATCCTCAATTTTCACCTGACGGAAGGTACATCGCTTACAGATTGCAAAAGGTTCCTGGTTATGAGTCTGATAGATTCAGGCTTGCTGTTTACGACACAAAAACAGGTAAAAAAAAGATATTAACAGAAAAGGTTGACAACTGGGTAAATTCATTTAAGTGGGCTAACTCAAAAACCATTTACTTTACGGTAATGGAAAGGGGATACACCCCTATTTGTTCTGTAAATGTTGAATCAGGGAAGATTAAAAAGGTTTTTGAAAAAGTTTATGTTAGAGAGTTTGTCCCAGTAAAAAGTGGAGTGCTTGCAAACATCTCATCAGTTGGCAAGCCTTACGATATTTACAAACTCTCATTTAAAAACAAAACAAAAACAAGGGTTACTTTTTTCAACAAAAAAATTGAGGATAATGTTGACATAAGGCCTGCAGAGCAGGTCTGGGTTAAAGGGGCTGATGGGGCAAAGATTCATTTATTCATAGTAAAGCCCCATAACTTTGACCCGAATAAAAAGTATCCTCTAATTTTAAATGTTCATGGTGGCCCTCAATACATGTGGGCTGATTCGTTCAGGGGAGACTGGCAGGTTTACCCTGGTGCTGGCTATATAGTTGCCTTTCCTAACCCCCACGGTTCAACAGGATATGGCCAGGAATTCACAAAGGCTATATCAAAAGACTACACAGGCAAGGTAATGGAAGATATTGAAAAAGTTACCCAATACCTTGAAAAACTCCCGTATGTTGATAAAGACAGAATGGGAGCAATGGGCTGGTCATGGGGTGGATATGCAATGATGTGGCTTGAAGGCCATAACAAACACTTTAAATGCCTTGTTGCCATGATGGGGCTTTATGATTTACCTTCATGGTACGGTTCAACTGAAGAGTTATGGTTCCCAAATTACGATTGCGGTGGTGCTCCCTGGGAAAACCCTGAATACTATAAAAAATCCACACCTTCAAATTATGTAAAGAATTTCAAAACCCCGTGTCTCGTAATAACAGGTGAGAGGGATTATAGAGTGCCTTACACTCAAAGTATTCAATTCTTTACAGCATTGCAGAAAAGGGGAGTGCCATCAGAGATAATAATTTTCAAAAACGACGGCCACTGGCCTGACCCGGTAAAATCAATGCCTCTTTATTACAATGCTCACCTTGAGTGGTTTAACAAATGGCTGAAAGGTGGGAAAGCCCCTTACAACTCTGTTGATATGATTAGAGGCCTGGCATACGAGGAGAAAGATAAATAA
- a CDS encoding type II secretion system protein, whose protein sequence is MRKRGFTYIELLVAATILAILASAVVPFLKLTVKRKKEIQLRRALREIRTAIDHYKELSDRGVIPKGGPETMGYPPDLDTLVEGVRIIGTVNRKVRFLRRIPVDPMTGKAEWGLRSAQDDPDSTTWGGQNVYDVYSLSEGTAIDGTKYKDW, encoded by the coding sequence GTGAGGAAGAGAGGCTTTACCTATATTGAACTATTAGTTGCCGCTACAATTCTTGCAATTTTAGCCTCTGCAGTTGTGCCTTTTTTAAAACTAACCGTTAAGAGAAAAAAGGAAATACAGTTAAGAAGAGCTTTGAGAGAAATCAGAACAGCAATAGACCATTACAAAGAATTAAGTGATAGAGGGGTTATACCAAAAGGAGGCCCCGAAACAATGGGTTATCCTCCAGACCTTGATACCCTTGTGGAGGGGGTTAGAATTATAGGTACAGTAAACAGAAAGGTCAGGTTTTTAAGGAGGATACCTGTTGACCCTATGACGGGGAAAGCAGAGTGGGGGCTTCGTTCAGCACAGGATGACCCTGATTCCACTACCTGGGGTGGTCAGAATGTTTACGATGTGTATTCCCTTTCCGAAGGAACGGCAATCGACGGTACAAAGTATAAAGACTGGTAA
- a CDS encoding C1 family peptidase, whose protein sequence is MKKIMFLLTVICFTFSTFAASPVNKGQYVKRKKDKVLEKLFKENKETLKKIKKAREDYLEKKKEEKKKQPKRKFVADFSNVKIPESPKVFKSAFHFKPVAQYLTGTCWAFSGTSFYESEIYRITGKKIKLSEMHTVYWEYIEKAKGFVRSYGTSVFGEGSELDAVNKIYKKYGCMPESVYNGLKNGRKMHNHELMFREMNKFLQFVKANDLWDEDYVVANIKLILDKYIGTPPAKFKYEGKEYTPKTFLKEVCKLNMDEYYDFVSFKYAPFYQKIEFKVPDNWRHSKDYYNVPLDVWYSILLNAVKNGYTVGIGGDVSEPGYRGEYDAAIVADFDIPANYINQDAREFRFYNHTTTDDHGIHLVGWTHYAGHDWFLIKDSSRSARKGKFEGYLFYRDDYVKLKMLDFAVHKSAIDPKILEKFKVKAEKKDKKETK, encoded by the coding sequence ATGAAAAAAATTATGTTTTTGTTAACTGTAATTTGCTTTACTTTTTCAACATTTGCGGCAAGCCCAGTGAATAAAGGGCAATATGTTAAAAGAAAAAAAGACAAAGTACTTGAAAAATTATTCAAAGAAAACAAAGAAACATTAAAAAAGATAAAAAAAGCAAGAGAAGATTACCTTGAAAAGAAAAAGGAAGAAAAGAAGAAACAACCAAAGAGAAAGTTTGTTGCCGATTTTTCAAATGTTAAAATCCCAGAATCTCCCAAAGTTTTTAAATCTGCATTTCATTTTAAGCCTGTTGCTCAATATTTAACAGGCACCTGCTGGGCATTTTCAGGGACTTCATTTTATGAGTCAGAAATTTACAGAATTACTGGCAAAAAGATTAAGCTCTCTGAGATGCATACCGTTTACTGGGAGTACATTGAGAAGGCAAAGGGATTTGTAAGGTCTTATGGTACAAGCGTTTTTGGAGAGGGTTCAGAATTAGATGCGGTTAACAAGATTTATAAAAAATACGGCTGTATGCCAGAAAGCGTTTACAACGGTTTAAAAAATGGTAGAAAAATGCACAATCACGAACTAATGTTTAGAGAAATGAATAAGTTCCTTCAGTTTGTTAAAGCAAATGACCTGTGGGATGAAGACTATGTTGTTGCAAACATAAAACTTATACTTGATAAATACATTGGCACTCCACCGGCAAAATTTAAGTACGAAGGTAAAGAATATACCCCAAAAACATTCTTAAAAGAGGTTTGCAAACTTAACATGGATGAATACTATGATTTTGTATCCTTTAAATATGCACCTTTTTACCAGAAGATTGAATTTAAAGTGCCTGACAACTGGAGACATTCAAAGGATTATTATAATGTACCACTTGATGTCTGGTATTCAATTTTGCTAAATGCTGTTAAAAACGGCTATACAGTTGGAATAGGTGGAGATGTTTCCGAGCCTGGCTACAGAGGTGAGTATGATGCTGCAATTGTTGCAGATTTTGATATACCAGCAAACTACATAAATCAGGATGCAAGAGAATTTAGATTTTACAATCATACAACAACAGACGACCACGGTATTCACCTTGTTGGCTGGACTCACTATGCAGGACACGACTGGTTTCTAATAAAGGATTCTTCAAGAAGTGCAAGAAAAGGAAAATTTGAGGGATACTTATTTTACAGAGATGATTATGTAAAACTTAAAATGCTTGATTTTGCTGTCCACAAATCTGCAATTGACCCAAAAATACTTGAAAAGTTTAAGGTAAAGGCAGAGAAAAAAGATAAAAAGGAAACTAAATAA